The nucleotide sequence acccaaaatctatgcccctagttttggactcccctaccctggagaaaagactgctaccatttaccttatctattgcccctcctgattttataaacctttataagatcacccctcactctcctatggCCCAAGGAATAAAGgactagcctggccaacctcaccctgtaactcaggctctctagtccaggcaatttcctcataaatcttttctgcactctttccagtttaatcacatctttcctataacagggtgattaaAACTGTATACAGTAATCCAAGTGGGGGCTCACCAACGGctcatataactgcaacataatgtcccaactcctatactcaatgccctgactgatgaaggccaatgtgctaaatACCCttttcaccactgtctacctgtgacgctgctttcaatgaagcaTGCACTTGTGTTTCTAGGTCCCCTCTGTTCCGTTACACTCCCTAGCTGCCCTACCATTTATactataagtcctatgctggtttaacttttccaaaatgcatcacctcacacttacctgtattgaaatccatttgccacttcttggcccacttcccaaactgatcaagatccccctgtaatctatgataaccttcactaccaacaacaccttgtaattttgtgtcatccgcaaacttactgatgcaGTTGcacccaaatcattcatataaataatgaataacaagggtctcaTCACCgagccctgcggcacaccactagtcactggtgaCTATTTCCATTCTGAAAAataatcttcaaccaccaccctctgcttcccatctccgagccaattttgaatccacctaactagctctccctgaattccatgggacctaaccttccagaccagcctaccacgtgggactttgtcgaaggccttgctcaaatccaaacagacaacatccactgccctaccctcatctacctttttggttatctcttcaaaaaactctaaaaaacCTCTAAAACTCattaagcatgactttccatgcacaatgccatgctgactcctcctaatcagactcagtctatccaaatgttggtagatccctcaggattccctccagtaactttcccactactgacatCAAGTTGACtggctgtagtttcctggcttgtccttgctacctttcttaaacaacggaacaacattagccgccttccaatcttcaggaacttcaccagtggctaatgatggagcaaaaatctctgcaaggacctctgcaatttctcctctagcctcccacaaagtcctaggatgcacttggtcaggtcctggggatttatccactttaatgcactgtaagactgcaaatgcttcctccctggtaatacaaatgtccttcaaaacatctccactagtttcccttatcttttgagcaaccatgattttctcctcagtaaacaccgaggaggaatattcattaaaaatcccacccatctcctgtggcttgagacataggcagccctgctgatctctaaggggacctactctcccctggccacccttttactcttaatataactatagaacctcttgggattttctttaaactTACCTGCAAGATCCATCTtgtaccctctctttgccctcctgatttccctcttaagagtattcttaatctttttatagtcatcaagggattcacttgtccccaacctcctaaacacgATGTATACTTCCTTaattttcttgaccagagcctcaatatctctcgtcagccaaggttccctaaacttgccaggtttacccttcaccctaacaggaacatgcagctcctggactcttgatatcacactcttaaaagcgtcccacttgccattccttccttcctctcacccaatcgacctctattagatcctgcctaattccctgaaaattagccctgctccagtttaggaccctaacctgtggacccgttcaatccttttccatcactatcttaaaacgaatagaattatggtcactagagccaaagtgttccctgactgccacttcagttacctgctgtacctcgttccctaagagaaggtcctgtattgcaccctcctgaatAAGGTCCTctgtatattgactcaggaaatttTCCTGGactcatttcacaaattccaccccgtctaACACTCTAGGTAGTCCAGTCAACactgaggaaattaaaatctcccactaatacaaccctatcatTCTTGAAACTATCAGCCCCTCCCCACTTTGtcagttttatttctaacttttagatgaaaggtcaccattctgaaatgttaactctgtttctctccacagaagctacctGTCTGTGagcctttccaacattttctttttcataaTCACAAACCTCTTTGGTAATTAAACTGATAATTACCAGTTTAAATTGGTAGTAAACTCTTGACACGAATCCCTGTTATTTAGTTTATATTATCCATCAATGCTTATTGCCATAATTATTTAATGCATATAAGCGTTGACGTGTTAAGTGGATACACGCCTATTCCAAACTATTTTTTGATGCTTCTGCAGTTTTCCCCTAATCTTCAGCCAGTGATGCCTGATGGAGAATAGTTCCATGGGTACCCGTGTGCCCCTAGCACCTTGCCTATTCAAACAGGTAATATCACATGCCTGTAAACCATATTTATGttccagcagtgcattttgtaggagTGGAAACTTATAATTTCTCTCACTCTTATCCTCTCCTTATTATCAAAGTTTATTTAAAGTATAAATAGATCTTTCAAACTCAATGGTACACACAGTTTTaagtgttcacaagatcacaagataagggagcagaagcaggccattcggcccatcgagtctgctccaaggaaaagggaaaaagaaatggggtgggaaaaaaagaagaaaaaaaaactattctaatcccatttgccagccttatccccatatcccttgataccctgactatttagatatctgtctatctcctccttgaatacccccactgatctggcctccactgctgtgcgtggcaaggagttccacaatttcaccaccctctgggtaaagaaacttctcctcatctctgtcttgaaactgtaccctctaattctaagattgtgccctctggtcctggacacgcccaccaagggaaacagcctagccacatctactctatccttacctgtcaacattttaaatgtcgctacgaggtcccctctcatccttctgtactccagcgagtacagtccaagagccgacaaacgctcatcatacttaagccctttcattcctggaatcattctcgtaaatctcctctgaaccctctccaacgtcagcacatccttcctaagatgtggggcccaaaactgcgcacagtattccaaatgaggcctcactagcgccccgtagagcctcatcaacacttccttacttttatacactatacctctcgagatgaatgccaacatagcattcgctttcttaaccaccgatccaacctggtggttaacttttaaggtatcttgtatgagtacccccaagtccctttgtactaccgcactatcaatcttctctccttctagataataatctacccgcttatttctacttccaaagtgtacaactgcacatttctcaacattgaatctcatctgccatttccttgcccattctcctaaactgtctaggtccctctgcattctgtctatttcctctatgctccctactcctccacttatcttggtgtcatccgcaaacttagccacacaaccatttattccatcatcaaGTGTTGATGACAGCTCTGTATGTCAGTTCAAACAAGTTGTAAGAGTCTTACATTGTCTGCCTTACACGTCTTTATGTCTGAAAACAAATCTGGGGCATTGCCACATCGTTAACATATATAGTGTTCCACATGATATTCCAAGTTATCAACTATATATCAACACAGTGTTTCAGTTATAAATTATATTTCTTAAAATTATAAAGATGATTGTAAAGATTCTGGgtgctgcagtgttttatttctcCAAAAGAAAATCTCACATTTTTCATCTCCAGAATATAGGGAATGACATTGACCTGATACTGAAGGGTCAGAAACAGGTGGAGTCAAAATATCAGGATCTAATGACTTCTAGGTCAGAGGACAAGGAGGCTGGAAGGCTTTCTACAGCACAATTGACAGAGCTGGGAGAGCAAATCCAAGAAGTTGCAGCAGACCTGAAGAGGAGTAGTCAGCTCTTCAACATGTCCCTGAAACAGAATCCACTTAGTGCTGGTAATCTGGCCAAGGTACAAACTGACAGGTGAGATTGCAAGGACAAACATTTAAGTACCAATGATCATTTCTGTTTGAAAGTATAGTTAATAAGTATGTAAGAATTTGAGTAAAAGAAAATTATCTGGCCCTTTGTGCTTggtccaccattcatcaagatcatagctgcCCTTCTACATCAGCTCAATTTCCCTCCACTATCCACGTATTCATTGattcttttaattttcagaaatttGTTGAACTCTATTTTAAATGAACTCAGTTACTGACCCAcctgggtagagaattgcaaagatttgcCAACCCTTGGTGAAGAATTTCTCTTCATCCTAGTCCAAATTTGGCCAAACCCATATTTTGAGAATTTGACCactggttttggactcctcttCCCTTTGCATATTgagcctgtaagaattttgtaagtttcaataagatctttcattcttctaaactctagagattacatgcccagtctactcaatctcttctcaggACCTGCCATCCTGGAAACCAATCtggtgaatgcactccctctattggCCAGTATATCTTTTTTAGATAAGGACACTAAAACCGTATACAAccctccaggtgcagtctcatcgcaataagacatctttattcctttACTCAAATTTTCTCATGATAAAGGctacataccaaatgccttcctaattgcttgctgtagctGCATTTTCACTCTTAATGACTTGTTTATAAGGGTAGGTAGGTCCctgtgaacatcaacattacccaatatgtcaacatttaaaaaatactctgcttttcagcttttttttacatggaagtgtataatttcacatttttccacataataTTTCCACATTTGCTACATTCTTGCCTATTCACAAACTGTAAGTTGTTTATATCCCTTTGAAGCATCTTTACATCCTCTCAGCTACTCCCACTCCCACCTAGTTTTGCATCATTaacaaatttggaaatatgatatttggttCTCTCAGCCAAATTGCTGATATGGATTTTGAAGAGCTGGGtgccaagcactgatccctgcagtatcccACTTGTCATAGCCTGTTAACCTGAGAAAGATCTgcctattcccactctttgctttgtgtctgttaaccaattttcaatcaatGAAAGTATACTACCCCAAATTCTATGTGTTATATTCCTGTTGACTAGCTTCCAGTGTGGGGCCTCATCAAAAGCCTAATGAAAACCTAAATACACTTCATCCGCTGGTTCCCCCCATCTATTCTACCAGtgatatcctcaaagaactccatcagATTACTCTAACATGATTccactttcataaatccatgctgattgtgctcaatcctattattcaaTTCTAGGTGTTCTATTTTTACATCCTATTATAAATTCTGGCATTTTCTCTAACACTAATATTAGGCTAGcaggtcagtagttccctgtCTTCTCTTTTAGTCCTTCATAATTTCACCATAAACTGTGGCAAAATCTAGTATAGAGTCAAttttttaataattgttttaaCTGTTTTGTTCATAGATgaagaactgtttttttttggtatCATTGTTTTATCAACCAGACACATTTCAAGTACCATAAGTCATTAGCACCTTCTTGGTAGAGTTAATGTACTTCAGCTTCAGGTGATCTATCTGCTTCCAGAATATCACCTTAGTCTAAGTTACTGCcctgacttcacaatctgcaAGTTTTAAATACAATTCTGTTTCAGCATATTCTTTGCAGTTAGCATCTTTTTGACTTAACTAACCATCAGGATTTGCTTCTCAACCTCATGCCATATTGATACATGttgcaaaaatttaaaaaactgcagaatatggaaatctgaaataaaaacagaaaatgctggaaaaaaacaagtcagtcagcatctaatGAAGTGCCTTTGTTCTGAAACtttaaccctgtttttctttgcacagatgctgcttgacctgctgaatgtgtccagcagtttctgttttgatCCGTATACTTATTTTAACAATCTACAGTGTTCCATTAGTGCGGCAAAAGACATATTTAAAATAGGCTTATTCTTTTAATACCTTTCACTATCTGTTTAAGCTACCACTTACAACTGCAGTATAACATGGGTATTTCCTGCTTTATACTTCACTATATTCCTGATTATTGAACTATTAATAGTTTTTATTCTGTTAATAGGCAATTTGCTTTGGACGTGATTACTAATGCCCTGAAGGAGCTGCATTTATCGGGAACTTTTCTGACTCTGCTGGATGTTattgagagggagaaacagaaaaaaatcaacatGCAAAATGCCATCATCAGGTGAACCTTGTTATGAATGGTTGTTTTAATATCTACCTGAATGGTCAATGGAATATTATCCTGAACAAATTATACTCTCTGTCTTCCCAAATGTAAATTATACTTTCAGGATCCAATACACTAAACACGCACTTAGCCATATTCTTCACAATAATACTTGGACCAGAATCTCTCTGAACTGAAACAATCAGCTGGAATTCTCTCACCCTTTCAATTAAAGGAGTAAGTAATTTGTGTCAAAAGTGGAATAAGGAAGAGAATACAGAACTATATTGGCAAATGGTATTGCTCTACAACCAACTTAGACTAAAGCACATCAAAGTTGCATTTCCTGATTTCTGCCTTTTTAGATGTACTGctgttgtttttcattttctctctcttactCAGCTCAGAAACAGCAGGGTTCTCCATATGTTATACCACTATTGCAGCATGATTAATTTGAGAAGTGGTTCTGATTTTGTAAGAATCCTCGGTCCCTCCTACATTTGCTTCTTCTAATCCTGGAAATAAATGACTGTGCAAGATGGCATTCTAATGCAGTTCCACTGGATAGAAATGCAGTTTCTTGATAAAGCCAACACTTAACAATGGTAACTTAAGTAACGTCACATGGCTTAAACAGTAAGACATTCTTCCCAGTCTCCTCTTGACTCCTCATAAATGCCCTGTGAAGGAGTTACATATCTCTTCTTTGAAGCCATTAATTGCTGTTCATATCTAATATTCATCCCATTTCATTCAATTTGGTTACTTgcacaaattttgaaattatactTCTGATTCCtgtgtacaaaattctgagaagCTGTTGGAAATTGGAAAACTGCTTGCTGGAAGCTTACCTACCCAGGAGGTCAAGAAGTGTTCAAGTATTAAATCAATTGTTGGTTAAAAGATCTGTGATGTAAATGAATGCAAGGATATGATAAATGAGTGCCTCAACCATAGTTCTGACTTCTTGTTTTGTTTGAAAGCATAAGTTTAGGATTTTAGGCCAAAGTGCACATGTTTACATGGGACTGGTTATACAAGATAAAAACATGACCAAATTTGGATTCACTTTTGTTTTCACTGATTACAACTACAGTAACTTTAAAATCTTAAATATAAAGTTACAGAAACTTTAAAGGTAAATCAATGAATTACACAGGCTTGCGTGGCCAATAGTAAATGCTACCATGGCTTGTTGTACTcacatttttttatatacatgtaACAGGGAAGAAGAAGGCAGAAGGAAAATTAAAGCTCTGAGAAATCACCTGCAAAATTTACGGAAGGAAAAGGAGGCAGAACAACAGGTTTCAGAGCTCCTTATTATCTAATGTCTTTTATGCTCTCTACTACAAATGTCTGTTCTGCACTTTGAACTCAAATCAGAGATATAATTTCAAATTTGTATGTCACTATATTAAGTGGGGTACAGTTAGATCTGAAGAGAGTCTACAACAAAATATGTAGCTATTAATAAATTCAACGAATCACAGTTAATAGGCAAATGTTTTTAACCATAGATaagttttaaaatacattttcatagGAAGACCACAAACTCCTTGGCTGCAAAATTGCTCTGTTAGGTAATGATGTGACTGGAATTTCAAGTGGGATACACCCATACATATTTTTGTGTGCCCTATACCAATTTGGAAGGTCTTTAGTGCATGCATTCATCTCATATTCTGGAAGTATGCTAATGACATCAATTGTCATGGAATGCTCATTTGACATTAGTATTGCAAAATGTATCCTTGTTGAACCAAGTAAAGTGAGGAATATTTAGCGGCACCAAAATATGGTGTCTAAAGTGATCAATAGGAGATATTGAAAAACAGTGAAATTATATTAAACATAAAACCTGGCTTTGATCATACTTGGTAATGTTCTCAGGTCCTTATTAtgtaaaagatttacaagggtcaTATCAAAACATAGGTTATATCTATCAGGAATAATTGAATAGGACAGGGATCTTTCCTTTGGAATGAAAAGGTCAGGAGAAAAATATTTAAGATCCTGAAAGGGTTGTGCAGATTGACATCAATCTTTTCAATATTTGGGGTGGATAGGGTGTGGGGAAGGCCAAAACTGTATGCCATGAAAAAAATAGCTGTTAATAAATGCAACAGAGAAGTGGTTAGAATGTAGAACCCGCTGGTACAAGGAGTAGTTGAAGGAAATAACATTGCTGCATATAAAAGGGAAGCTGGGTAAACATCAGGGAAAAAAACAATAGAAGTTGATGCTGAAAGGGCTAGCTGAAGAGGGTTGAACAAAGTTCACATGGAACATAAACACTGCTAATGGATGGATATGCTGGGATGGATGGTCTGGTTTTGAACGTTGTAAATTGTCTGTAATTCATCAGCCTTTGTTTAACATATCAACAAAATTTCCAATTTCTTCTCCAAATTGGAAAGataatttaatgtttttcaaatattatggAAATGTGGAAGCTACTTAATAATTAATGTACTGATAGAATTATTCCAGtgactttctttttgtttaatCATAAGTCAGGAGAAATCTgtaaagttaaagaaaaattaactaagctgctttcattaatcaatgataaatattattcattttaCACAGAAGGTATCATAGTCTTTGAACAGCTCCAGCTGCTTGTGAAAGCCAGTTTTTTAAAATCTACATTAATCAGAGTTGGAGGTCAATACCATCATAAGTTGCAATGTTTTCATAACAAGATGATCTATTAAGGGCAATTCTAGATAGTAGTAATCTCTATTTTCTAAAACAAACATATTCAGGAAATGGGTGATACAACCATCTGCCCTGGCCTTAACAAGTTGATCAGTCTGGTTGAGAAATGGGATGAAAAGTATTGTGGAAGTGAGAAGACatagttttattttctgcaatttagATAGAGTGGatgaaatttcaaaaaaaaacttcagcttAGTTCTGAGAATATAAAATCTCTAACATCTTGGGCAAAATTAGTTTAGAAAGACATAGAACtatgtttattcattttattgaTCATACATTGATGTAGTTGCAGAGATGGAAAGTAACTACAACCACTGACTCTTGCCAATTATTTTTCTGAccagaataaaaatgagatgatCGCTCACTTAAAAGACCAAGTGcaagaaatgaaagcaaaaaccTCCATGGAAGGGAAGTACATGAAGAGAGATGCAGAACTGCAGATCCAACAGACACAAAAGAAATGTGCCAGTGAGGAACATAAATTAAAGGAAGAGGTGCAGGTCAGGAAATGAAAGGGTATTCTAACTTAACTGTACTGAAGCTTTGTGGCTTTAGTTTAAAGTAGTGAAACAATAATCCAGATTTTGATCAATCCATGATGTTGCTGATGTAGATCTTGCTTTCTACCTGCTCAGTCCAAAGCTCATGATGCTAATACCAGCACATTCTGTGCTCTAGTTACTGGCATCAGCACAGGTTCATGTTCCAGTGACTAGATAATATCGGCAGCAAGGACTCTGGCTGACCTTTGCCTCCCTGTTCAATACACACTGAAGCCAACTATGGTGCCTTGGCTCCCAATCTGGTTTAAAAATGCAGCACCAATTAATTATACCTGAGACTTTCTGCCCTGAATAGCTCACACCTATATCTAATTTACCAGGTGAGCTAGC is from Pristis pectinata isolate sPriPec2 chromosome 6, sPriPec2.1.pri, whole genome shotgun sequence and encodes:
- the iqcg gene encoding dynein regulatory complex protein 9 isoform X2, with amino-acid sequence MENSSMGTRVPLAPCLFKQNIGNDIDLILKGQKQVESKYQDLMTSRSEDKEAGRLSTAQLTELGEQIQEVAADLKRSSQLFNMSLKQNPLSAGNLAKVQTDRQFALDVITNALKELHLSGTFLTLLDVIEREKQKKINMQNAIIREEEGRRKIKALRNHLQNLRKEKEAEQQNKNEMIAHLKDQVQEMKAKTSMEGKYMKRDAELQIQQTQKKCASEEHKLKEEVQLLKSKIDQETRVHLEIEKFLRQNQADLEEKLEFWMEKYDKDIEAKQSELISLKSSKTSNLQRLKEYSEKYLTYERVIIEDRVEKENECKRRTQEEKEFRSIIKLQSWWRGVMVRRGIGIYKNIKKKAENKGKAKGKGKEDDKKKKKKK